The following are from one region of the Prevotella communis genome:
- a CDS encoding DUF3332 domain-containing protein — translation MKKISLSAACVLLAGSFLCSSCIGSFSLFNKYEKWQCNMTSNKYVNGIVGLILQPIVGGVCLFVDAVVLNTIEFWTGSNPMAVNKVQTVKGQDGRYYAVKTLKNGYEVKAPNGEITLFIHDSKTESWSISQNGVTKEIIRFNADGTIQASLQNGEKLTVTNDQAGMQKVREAVYNDNCFALR, via the coding sequence ATGAAAAAGATTAGTTTAAGTGCAGCCTGTGTGCTGCTGGCAGGTAGTTTTCTGTGCAGTTCATGTATTGGTTCTTTCAGTCTCTTCAATAAGTACGAGAAGTGGCAGTGCAACATGACCAGCAACAAGTACGTTAATGGTATCGTAGGTCTGATTCTGCAGCCTATCGTAGGTGGTGTATGCCTCTTCGTAGACGCTGTAGTACTCAACACCATCGAGTTCTGGACAGGCAGCAATCCTATGGCTGTAAACAAGGTGCAGACCGTGAAGGGTCAGGACGGCCGTTACTATGCCGTAAAGACGCTGAAGAATGGTTACGAGGTAAAGGCTCCTAACGGTGAGATTACCCTCTTCATTCACGACAGCAAGACAGAGTCATGGTCAATCTCTCAGAACGGTGTGACTAAGGAGATTATCCGTTTCAATGCTGATGGCACCATCCAGGCTTCCCTGCAGAATGGCGAGAAGTTGACTGTTACCAACGACCAGGCTGGTATGCAGAAGGTTCGCGAGGCTGTTTATAATGACAACTGCTTCGCTCTGCGCTAA
- a CDS encoding ABC transporter ATP-binding protein has translation MNSNISVTLNDLSIGYRNKQGTRVVAEHLTANIHQGCLTCLLGENGVGKSTLLKTLSAFQPQLGGSICIQGRELGQYTERELARTIGIVLTEKPDVQQMTAMELVEMGRAPYTGFWGRLNDDDRRACEEAMALIGIGHLKNRMIETLSDGERQKVMIAKTLAQQTPIIYLDEPTAFLDYPSKVDMLLLLSRISREAQKTVFLSTHDLELALQVADEIWLMTRPHTEITEITERGAKLLIGTPHELAQSGALSQFVERGKGIEFNKATLSVRVKKFL, from the coding sequence ATGAATAGCAATATATCTGTCACGCTGAACGACCTGAGTATAGGTTACAGGAATAAGCAGGGCACCAGGGTGGTGGCTGAACATCTTACGGCCAACATTCATCAGGGGTGTCTTACTTGTCTGTTGGGTGAGAATGGTGTGGGTAAGTCGACATTGCTCAAGACGTTGTCTGCCTTCCAGCCACAACTGGGTGGAAGTATCTGTATCCAGGGACGTGAGTTGGGACAATACACTGAGCGCGAGCTGGCTCGTACTATTGGTATTGTGTTAACAGAGAAACCTGATGTGCAGCAAATGACGGCGATGGAACTGGTAGAAATGGGACGCGCGCCTTATACTGGGTTCTGGGGACGACTGAATGATGATGACCGAAGGGCTTGTGAGGAAGCAATGGCTTTGATAGGCATTGGTCATCTGAAAAACAGGATGATTGAGACTTTGAGCGATGGCGAGCGCCAGAAGGTCATGATAGCGAAGACACTGGCGCAGCAGACACCTATCATTTATTTGGATGAGCCTACAGCCTTCTTGGATTATCCCAGTAAGGTGGACATGCTTTTGTTGCTGAGTCGTATCAGTAGGGAGGCACAGAAAACGGTGTTTCTATCGACCCATGATTTGGAACTGGCTTTGCAGGTGGCTGACGAGATATGGCTGATGACTAGACCTCACACAGAAATCACTGAAATCACAGAAAGAGGAGCAAAGCTCCTGATAGGAACACCACACGAATTGGCACAGAGTGGTGCCTTGAGCCAGTTTGTTGAACGAGGCAAAGGTATCGAGTTTAATAAAGCTACACTCAGTGTCAGGGTCAAGAAATTTCTGTGA
- the trhA gene encoding PAQR family membrane homeostasis protein TrhA, with amino-acid sequence MAIRYTHKEEVWNSWSHAGGAIMAGAVGIAFFIVVLLGNNDRSWAAIGVGLYLFGMLGSYLASTIYHALKLRNPWREHFRKWDHAAIYWHIAGSYSPITLMALRNEGYWGWTLFTFVWVCALIGTLISFIKLKDHSNIETACFVIMGLSVLAAFKPLVDTVSTNAFVWIVLEGVFYITGAVFYSFNKKKYMHTVFHFCVLAGSICHIVAVWDILIRDIF; translated from the coding sequence ATGGCAATAAGATACACACACAAGGAGGAAGTTTGGAATTCATGGAGTCATGCTGGCGGTGCTATAATGGCCGGAGCAGTGGGCATCGCATTTTTTATCGTCGTATTATTAGGCAATAACGACCGCTCATGGGCAGCTATTGGTGTTGGGCTTTACCTCTTCGGTATGCTGGGCAGCTATTTGGCATCTACCATTTATCACGCCCTGAAACTCAGGAATCCATGGCGAGAACATTTCCGGAAGTGGGACCATGCAGCCATCTATTGGCACATAGCAGGCAGCTATTCGCCTATCACACTGATGGCACTACGCAATGAAGGATATTGGGGATGGACGCTTTTCACCTTTGTATGGGTCTGCGCCCTCATAGGTACCCTGATCAGTTTCATCAAACTGAAAGACCACTCAAATATCGAAACGGCATGCTTTGTGATAATGGGTCTTAGCGTATTGGCTGCCTTTAAGCCATTGGTTGACACAGTTTCAACGAATGCTTTCGTCTGGATTGTGCTCGAGGGAGTATTTTATATCACGGGTGCTGTGTTCTATTCGTTCAACAAAAAGAAATATATGCATACGGTATTCCATTTCTGCGTATTGGCTGGTAGTATCTGTCATATCGTTGCAGTATGGGATATTCTGATACGTGACATTTTCTAG
- a CDS encoding DUF2264 domain-containing protein, with the protein MKRFILVLVSICAFSVLLPVEAKKKATKQLSDREYWCEQAYKMAQPVLENMAKGELQKNMQTEFSPSFDNRNRKVVYMETFGRLMAGIAPWLALPDSVFGSSAAEQKELAQVRQLREWALASYKNSVDPESPDYLCWGVAGQNLVDAAYIAESFIRGYDALWVPLDKVTKERYIKEFKKLRSIEPPYTNWFLFSSTIESFIAKAAGLREYDDFRVMMTIRKVEEWYVGDGWYADGPVFAFDYYSSYVFHAMYLETLQNMIDARANTRLEYRKYYDRALKRAQKFSIILERFISPEGTFPVIGRSTPYRMAAMQPLALMAWYQKLPRELSNGQVRAALTQVMHRMYDQQQNYNEGGFLTIGFCGHQPETADWYTNNGSLYMTSLSLMPLGLPANHDFWTCKAEPWTQVKAWGGQPFPKDHRWADDIQTKDRW; encoded by the coding sequence ATGAAACGTTTTATACTTGTATTGGTTTCTATTTGTGCTTTTTCTGTACTGCTTCCTGTAGAGGCAAAGAAGAAGGCAACAAAACAACTTTCTGATCGTGAGTATTGGTGTGAGCAGGCCTATAAAATGGCACAGCCGGTATTGGAAAACATGGCTAAGGGTGAACTGCAGAAGAATATGCAGACGGAGTTCTCACCCTCGTTTGACAACCGTAATCGCAAGGTGGTGTATATGGAGACCTTTGGCCGCCTGATGGCTGGTATTGCGCCTTGGCTGGCCCTGCCCGATAGCGTGTTTGGCAGTTCTGCTGCCGAGCAGAAAGAACTGGCACAGGTTCGACAGTTGCGTGAGTGGGCCTTGGCCTCGTATAAGAACTCGGTAGATCCTGAGAGTCCTGATTATCTCTGTTGGGGTGTGGCTGGCCAGAACCTGGTGGATGCTGCCTATATTGCAGAGTCGTTTATCCGTGGCTATGATGCCTTGTGGGTACCACTCGACAAGGTAACGAAGGAGCGCTATATCAAGGAGTTCAAGAAGTTGCGCTCCATAGAGCCGCCTTATACCAACTGGTTTCTTTTCTCTTCAACGATAGAGAGTTTTATTGCCAAGGCTGCAGGCCTGAGGGAATATGACGACTTCCGTGTGATGATGACGATTCGTAAGGTTGAGGAATGGTATGTGGGCGATGGCTGGTATGCCGATGGTCCTGTGTTTGCTTTCGACTACTACTCCAGTTATGTGTTCCATGCCATGTATCTGGAGACCCTTCAGAATATGATTGATGCGAGGGCAAATACCCGTTTGGAGTATAGGAAATATTATGACCGTGCACTGAAGCGCGCACAGAAATTCTCGATTATCCTGGAGCGCTTTATCTCGCCAGAGGGAACATTCCCTGTGATTGGTCGCTCCACGCCTTATCGTATGGCAGCTATGCAACCATTGGCTTTGATGGCCTGGTATCAGAAACTGCCTCGGGAACTGAGCAACGGACAGGTACGTGCCGCCTTGACGCAGGTGATGCATCGGATGTATGACCAGCAACAGAATTACAATGAGGGTGGCTTCCTTACTATCGGCTTCTGTGGACACCAGCCGGAGACAGCCGACTGGTACACCAATAATGGTTCGCTCTATATGACCAGTCTGTCGCTGATGCCTCTTGGACTGCCTGCCAACCATGATTTCTGGACTTGCAAGGCTGAGCCTTGGACGCAGGTGAAAGCCTGGGGTGGACAACCTTTCCCTAAAGACCATCGCTGGGCAGACGATATCCAGACTAAAGACCGCTGGTAA
- a CDS encoding DEAD/DEAH box helicase has protein sequence MINAKEQYDILQELAAGKPSTVNLRQLHEVIKLCAAEGCRSQGGTFGNLFSQIDYVCKHYGLKAQQKWAIQQARRHSNGNETLSLDEWHYDLRAVTLLISTIFHEDVPGSLLQLLPVNLQPQPTQLNINKRYIRCIVRSYDDKTITADSEEGEIVIDYGNTDGGRDFAYLQKILREGMQLNLLDCHYDEKIVPGLIVVEPDFMLDISSLAACFTAYGHHPLLYTVSRLKPRPNTQATLLGNFAGTALDDIIHNPQVTLQQSLQRSYREQADRFAACEDFNKESFEQAAAAQMENIRQTALILNSEFLIHNSLLEPSFVCEHLGLQGRVDLMTADMSLLVEQKSGKNQKIEYQSHDAHGLQLESHYVQLLLYYGILRYNFNKSDNQVDTRLLYSRYAPEKGLIAVNYYRTLFREAIKLRNQIVATELLIARDGFGRIIPLLNADIIYKGVARDGYFHRYILPELLTLNSYLLTLDSLERAYYERMMTFVYREQRAQKLGSSEQTLHHAGGCSSDLWLMPLNEKQEQGNIIMPLHIIKREKTDPDGGYNRITLRFSNVPNASPLGTLNFRKGDMIYLYQYDEEPNVRKSILYKGSIEDIHDGKVIILLNDGQQNESVFALSDKTWAIEHGGSDVGTNSNIRSIHQFIQSSPQKKALLLGQRTPEADTSLVLSQSYNPYYDDILLKVKQARDYFLLVGPPGTGKTSMALRFMVEEELKGIDTSSILLMAYTNRAVEEIRSMLEDACLADDERILTGTTSMMQARPFLLEGHHFSLAIIDEASQVLEPGLIGLLSSDQIDRFVLVGDHKQLPAVVQQNPEEARIDDPLLRSIGLNDCRQSLFQRLYNWEVRQQRTQFIGTLHRQGRMHPDVASFASNHFYHAWLQPVPLPHQQETAIGYDLPSQDAIDDILKTHRIVFFDSTPNTIDLALRIRRFYGDHFNPEKTLGIIVTYRHQIAAIREVLPDISIDTVERYQGSQRDVIIYDVGVSRQYQLDFLTASTFTDDEGQTVDRKLNVALTRARKQMIIVGCSSILRQNTLYRQLIDNFSV, from the coding sequence ATGATCAACGCTAAGGAACAATATGATATACTTCAGGAACTGGCTGCTGGCAAACCGTCAACAGTCAACCTGCGACAACTGCACGAAGTCATCAAACTCTGTGCAGCAGAAGGCTGTCGCTCACAAGGGGGAACCTTTGGCAACCTTTTCTCGCAGATAGACTATGTCTGCAAGCACTATGGATTGAAAGCGCAACAGAAATGGGCTATCCAACAGGCTCGTCGCCATTCCAATGGAAATGAAACGTTGTCTCTCGATGAGTGGCACTACGATTTGCGAGCAGTAACTCTACTTATCTCTACCATCTTCCATGAGGATGTGCCTGGCAGTCTGCTGCAACTGTTGCCTGTCAACCTACAGCCTCAACCCACGCAACTCAACATCAACAAGCGCTATATCCGCTGTATTGTCCGTTCGTACGACGACAAGACGATAACAGCAGACAGCGAAGAGGGGGAGATTGTCATTGACTATGGCAATACTGACGGGGGGCGCGATTTTGCCTATCTGCAAAAAATACTCCGCGAGGGTATGCAGCTGAACCTGCTGGATTGCCACTATGACGAAAAGATCGTTCCAGGTCTCATCGTGGTAGAGCCCGACTTTATGCTCGACATCTCGTCTCTGGCGGCCTGTTTCACAGCCTACGGGCATCATCCCCTACTCTACACCGTCAGTCGTCTGAAGCCACGTCCCAACACGCAAGCCACACTATTAGGTAACTTTGCCGGCACGGCTCTCGACGATATCATCCACAACCCGCAGGTCACGCTACAACAGTCATTGCAACGTTCCTATCGCGAACAGGCCGACCGCTTTGCTGCATGCGAGGACTTCAATAAAGAGAGCTTTGAACAGGCTGCGGCTGCGCAGATGGAGAATATCCGCCAGACGGCATTAATTCTTAATTCTGAATTCTTAATTCATAATTCCCTACTCGAGCCTTCGTTTGTCTGCGAGCACCTTGGTCTTCAAGGACGTGTGGACCTGATGACGGCCGATATGAGTCTGCTTGTAGAACAGAAATCAGGCAAGAACCAGAAGATAGAATACCAGAGTCATGATGCCCATGGTCTGCAACTGGAGAGTCACTATGTGCAGTTGCTACTCTATTATGGCATCCTGCGCTATAATTTCAACAAAAGTGATAATCAAGTAGATACCCGTCTGCTCTATTCACGCTATGCGCCAGAGAAAGGACTGATAGCGGTCAACTACTATCGCACCCTGTTTCGCGAGGCCATCAAGTTGCGTAACCAGATTGTTGCTACCGAACTGCTTATCGCTCGCGACGGATTTGGTCGCATCATCCCCCTGCTCAATGCTGATATTATATATAAAGGTGTTGCCCGCGATGGCTATTTCCATCGTTATATCCTGCCAGAACTCTTAACTCTAAACTCTTATCTCTTAACTCTCGACTCTCTTGAACGTGCTTACTACGAGCGCATGATGACCTTTGTCTATCGTGAACAAAGGGCACAGAAACTGGGCAGTAGTGAGCAAACACTCCATCATGCTGGAGGATGCAGTTCCGACCTTTGGCTGATGCCCCTCAACGAGAAACAAGAACAGGGTAACATCATCATGCCCCTCCATATCATCAAGCGCGAGAAAACAGACCCAGATGGTGGCTATAACCGCATCACCCTTCGTTTCAGCAATGTTCCCAATGCGTCCCCATTGGGCACCCTCAATTTCCGTAAGGGCGATATGATCTATCTTTATCAATACGATGAAGAGCCGAATGTCCGGAAGAGCATTCTCTACAAGGGCAGTATCGAGGATATCCATGACGGCAAGGTCATCATCCTTCTGAACGACGGTCAGCAGAACGAGTCTGTCTTTGCCCTATCAGACAAGACCTGGGCCATAGAACATGGTGGTAGCGATGTGGGTACCAACAGTAACATCCGCAGTATTCACCAGTTCATACAATCCTCGCCCCAGAAGAAGGCTCTGCTCTTAGGACAGCGTACACCTGAGGCCGACACCTCACTCGTCCTGTCACAGTCCTACAACCCTTATTATGACGATATCCTTCTGAAGGTCAAACAGGCTCGCGACTACTTCCTTCTGGTTGGTCCTCCAGGAACAGGTAAGACCTCTATGGCCCTACGCTTCATGGTGGAAGAAGAACTAAAGGGTATCGATACGTCATCCATCCTTCTGATGGCCTATACCAATCGCGCCGTCGAAGAGATTCGCTCCATGCTTGAAGATGCCTGTCTGGCTGACGATGAACGTATCCTCACAGGTACCACGTCGATGATGCAGGCACGACCGTTCCTCCTGGAAGGTCATCATTTCTCCTTGGCCATCATCGACGAGGCCTCGCAAGTATTAGAGCCAGGCCTCATCGGATTACTGAGTAGCGACCAGATAGACCGTTTCGTACTCGTTGGTGACCACAAGCAACTGCCTGCCGTGGTACAGCAGAATCCGGAGGAAGCACGGATTGACGACCCATTACTCAGAAGTATCGGACTGAACGACTGCAGGCAGTCGCTCTTCCAGCGCCTTTACAACTGGGAGGTGCGACAACAGCGCACGCAATTTATCGGCACCCTTCACCGTCAGGGACGCATGCACCCTGATGTGGCATCGTTTGCCAGCAACCATTTCTATCATGCCTGGCTGCAACCCGTTCCCCTGCCCCATCAGCAGGAAACAGCCATCGGCTACGACCTGCCCTCACAAGATGCCATTGATGATATTCTCAAGACTCATCGCATCGTATTCTTCGACTCAACACCCAACACCATCGATCTCGCCCTGCGTATCCGTCGTTTCTATGGCGACCACTTTAATCCAGAGAAGACCCTTGGCATCATCGTGACCTACCGCCATCAGATAGCAGCCATCCGGGAGGTTCTTCCTGATATCAGTATTGATACCGTGGAGCGTTATCAGGGTTCACAGCGTGATGTCATCATCTATGACGTAGGCGTCAGTCGTCAGTACCAACTGGATTTCCTGACTGCCAGCACCTTTACAGACGACGAAGGACAGACAGTGGACCGTAAACTCAATGTGGCCCTGACACGTGCTCGCAAGCAGATGATTATCGTAGGATGCTCATCTATTCTGCGTCAAAACACCCTCTATCGTCAGTTAATCGATAATTTTTCTGTATAA
- a CDS encoding RluA family pseudouridine synthase: MNNPFCYEPHPLCLEAADEVRAYLKQHPKWDEEIQAGKMFGVLVCENQQGQLGFLAAYSGQIGGREDWPWFVPAIFDYLQPDGYFKQEEARISAINQQVEALEKNNEHLALQAEWQQVNQQANQEIAAYKQLMQQSKKRRDEQREKDGETETIIRESQFQKAELRRLKKRWQEQMDTIERRLQPFSAEIASLKAERKQRSDALQRWLFDHFMMANSENKYRSLTNIFSQTPQGVPPSGSGECCAPKLLQYAFTHQLRPLSMAEFWQGRSPRMEIRHHNHYYPACRGKCRPILGWMLPMETNEAHKSLEPIIIHQASGFLVIYKPAGLLSVPGLSDAPSVESLLKKQYSEIYMVHRLDMDTSGVMVVALTQEAYHHLQNQFLARTVQKEYVAILEKEIQGSGTISLPLRPDLTDRPRQVVDTEYGKPALTEYQALGDCRIRLTPHTGRTHQLRVHCAHEQGLNNPIKGDPLYGRQKADRLYLHAELLSFNDPETNERLTFRYPAPF, encoded by the coding sequence ATGAATAATCCGTTTTGCTACGAGCCGCATCCACTTTGTTTGGAGGCGGCCGATGAGGTGCGTGCATACCTAAAGCAGCACCCTAAATGGGACGAAGAGATACAGGCAGGAAAGATGTTTGGTGTCTTGGTGTGCGAGAATCAGCAAGGCCAACTTGGTTTCCTTGCAGCTTATAGCGGGCAGATTGGCGGACGCGAAGACTGGCCTTGGTTTGTGCCAGCTATCTTCGACTATCTGCAGCCCGATGGTTATTTCAAACAAGAGGAGGCTCGTATCTCTGCCATCAATCAACAGGTGGAGGCATTAGAAAAGAACAATGAGCACCTGGCCCTACAAGCAGAATGGCAGCAGGTCAACCAACAGGCCAACCAGGAAATTGCAGCCTATAAGCAACTGATGCAACAGTCAAAAAAGCGACGTGATGAACAACGGGAAAAAGATGGTGAGACTGAGACGATAATTCGCGAGAGTCAGTTTCAGAAAGCCGAACTACGCCGCTTGAAGAAACGTTGGCAGGAGCAAATGGATACCATTGAGAGACGCCTGCAACCATTCTCCGCAGAGATTGCCTCATTGAAAGCTGAGCGGAAACAGCGCTCTGATGCTTTGCAACGTTGGCTATTTGACCATTTCATGATGGCGAATAGCGAGAATAAATATCGCTCGCTGACCAACATCTTTTCCCAAACGCCTCAAGGAGTGCCTCCCTCTGGTTCAGGTGAATGCTGTGCCCCTAAGTTACTCCAGTATGCCTTTACCCATCAACTGCGTCCATTGAGTATGGCAGAATTCTGGCAAGGCAGGTCACCTCGCATGGAGATACGTCATCATAACCACTACTATCCTGCTTGTCGGGGTAAATGCAGACCTATCCTAGGATGGATGCTCCCCATGGAAACCAATGAGGCCCACAAGTCCCTGGAACCTATCATCATACACCAGGCATCCGGTTTCCTCGTTATCTACAAGCCAGCTGGCCTACTATCCGTTCCTGGTCTCTCTGATGCCCCATCAGTAGAAAGTCTTCTCAAGAAGCAATATTCGGAAATCTATATGGTACATCGTCTGGATATGGATACCTCGGGTGTGATGGTCGTGGCGCTGACCCAAGAGGCCTACCATCATTTGCAAAACCAGTTCTTAGCGCGAACAGTACAGAAAGAATATGTCGCGATATTGGAAAAAGAGATACAAGGGAGCGGCACCATTAGTCTGCCCCTACGACCAGACTTGACAGACCGTCCCCGTCAGGTGGTGGATACTGAGTACGGCAAGCCTGCCCTGACAGAATATCAGGCCTTAGGCGATTGTCGTATCCGACTGACTCCCCATACTGGTCGCACCCATCAGTTGCGTGTGCATTGTGCCCACGAGCAAGGTCTCAATAATCCTATCAAGGGCGATCCTCTTTATGGACGACAGAAAGCCGACCGCTTGTATCTGCACGCCGAACTGCTGTCCTTTAATGACCCGGAAACAAACGAACGGCTAACGTTCCGCTATCCTGCACCATTTTAA
- a CDS encoding AAA domain-containing protein: protein MSKEITSPILELQRQRALLQMEYDEEKRAFQQQTEALGMLRRVKRGDAWMPLRVGKSYYNSLNQYCVEVFRQADDDTDHNFEFGRPVQFFVQKEKEIHFFHATGSVSYVDGDRMVVSIPDGFPVGDLQITDGQLGIQLFFDETSYRLMFDAIDRTMRAKGRLGYLRDLFYSHQKAETFSFPDIGFSYLNETQQHAVNEVLRAKDVAIVHGPPGTGKTTTLVEAIYETLRRESQVLVCAQSNTAVDWISEKLVDRGLNVLRIGNPVRVDDKMLSFTYERRFEAHPDYPQLWAIRKAIRELRSHRKRTDNWHQKMDRLKSRATELEIRINAELFGEARVIACTLVGSANRLLDGMKFGTLFIDEAAQALEAACWIPIRRASRVILAGDHCQLPPTVKCYEALKGGLGHTLMERIAEQKPEVVTLLRIQYRMHEDIMQFSSDWFYHHQMVAAPEVKHRSILDLDLPMMWIDTSQYDGKEEFVGESFGRVNKTEAELTLLSLQAYFELIGKQRILDERLDVGIISPYRAQVQYLRSQIRKKEWMKPFRTRISVNTVDGFQGQERDIIVISLVRSNDDGQIGFLRDLRRMNVAITRARMKVIILGDSNTLTRHPFYRKLYQYVKSLKGEE, encoded by the coding sequence ATGAGCAAAGAAATAACATCCCCTATACTTGAACTGCAACGCCAGCGTGCTTTGTTGCAGATGGAATACGATGAAGAGAAGCGCGCCTTCCAACAGCAGACCGAAGCCCTCGGCATGCTGCGAAGGGTGAAACGTGGTGATGCCTGGATGCCTTTGCGTGTTGGCAAGTCGTACTATAACTCCCTGAATCAATATTGCGTGGAGGTATTCCGCCAGGCAGACGATGACACAGACCATAACTTTGAATTCGGACGACCAGTCCAATTCTTCGTACAAAAGGAGAAAGAGATTCATTTCTTCCATGCCACTGGTAGCGTGAGCTATGTCGATGGCGACCGTATGGTGGTCAGCATACCCGACGGCTTTCCTGTTGGGGATTTACAGATCACCGATGGTCAGCTAGGCATCCAACTCTTCTTCGACGAGACCTCCTATCGCCTGATGTTCGATGCCATCGACCGCACCATGCGTGCCAAAGGCCGATTGGGTTATCTGCGCGACCTTTTCTACTCGCATCAGAAAGCCGAGACATTTTCTTTTCCTGACATCGGTTTCTCGTATCTGAATGAAACCCAGCAGCATGCTGTCAACGAAGTGCTGCGAGCCAAGGATGTAGCCATTGTACATGGCCCTCCAGGCACAGGAAAGACAACCACCCTTGTAGAAGCCATCTATGAGACCCTGCGTCGCGAGAGTCAGGTACTGGTATGCGCCCAGAGCAATACGGCGGTAGACTGGATATCGGAGAAACTCGTAGATAGAGGTCTGAACGTTTTGCGTATAGGAAACCCCGTCAGGGTAGACGATAAGATGCTCTCCTTTACCTACGAGCGTCGCTTCGAGGCTCATCCTGACTATCCCCAGCTATGGGCTATCCGCAAGGCTATCCGTGAATTGCGCAGTCATAGAAAACGTACAGACAACTGGCACCAGAAGATGGATCGCCTGAAGAGTCGTGCCACCGAACTGGAGATACGCATCAATGCCGAACTCTTTGGTGAGGCACGCGTCATAGCCTGTACCCTGGTAGGCTCTGCCAACCGTCTGCTCGACGGCATGAAGTTTGGCACCCTTTTCATCGACGAGGCCGCCCAGGCCCTTGAAGCAGCCTGTTGGATACCCATCCGCAGGGCCAGTCGTGTAATCCTGGCAGGCGACCATTGTCAGTTGCCCCCTACGGTAAAATGCTATGAAGCCCTGAAAGGCGGACTAGGTCACACGCTGATGGAACGTATCGCCGAGCAGAAGCCTGAGGTGGTGACCCTTCTGCGCATACAATACCGCATGCACGAAGATATCATGCAGTTCTCGTCCGACTGGTTCTACCATCACCAGATGGTGGCGGCACCCGAGGTAAAACACCGCAGCATCCTAGACCTCGATCTGCCTATGATGTGGATTGACACCTCACAATATGATGGTAAGGAGGAATTCGTGGGAGAGTCCTTCGGTCGTGTCAACAAGACGGAAGCCGAACTGACCCTGCTCTCCCTGCAAGCCTATTTCGAACTCATCGGCAAACAGCGTATCCTGGACGAGCGACTCGACGTGGGCATCATCTCACCCTACCGTGCCCAGGTGCAGTATCTGCGTTCACAAATCCGTAAGAAGGAGTGGATGAAGCCCTTCCGCACACGCATCAGCGTGAATACCGTTGACGGATTCCAGGGACAGGAGCGCGACATTATCGTCATCTCCCTGGTACGCTCTAACGACGACGGACAGATTGGATTCCTACGCGACCTACGACGCATGAACGTGGCTATCACCAGAGCACGAATGAAAGTCATCATCCTGGGCGATAGCAACACGTTGACACGCCATCCGTTCTATCGTAAGTTATACCAATATGTGAAGTCATTGAAAGGTGAAGAATGA